Proteins from a genomic interval of Niabella soli DSM 19437:
- the rfbD gene encoding dTDP-4-dehydrorhamnose reductase — MNKQIKVLVTGSNGQVGSELNALSHQYPALVFKFTDRSNMSITDPEAVESCFRDFEPDYCINCAAYTAVDKAEEAAAAVIATQINADAVELLARTCTAHNTKLVHISTDYVFDGTAHQPYRPDAATNPVSVYGATKLKGEQLAAAHTDAVIIRTAWVYSSFGKNFVKTMLRLMSERPAINVVSDQQGSPTYARDLAAAILDLVSKGKWVAGIYHYTNEGTTTWYDFAVAIKKLASSSCEVHPIPTSAFPTPAKRPSYSVLDKSSFKDTFHLNIPYWESSLKKCIEMMEVA, encoded by the coding sequence ATGAATAAGCAAATAAAAGTTTTGGTAACGGGTTCAAACGGGCAGGTGGGGTCAGAGCTAAACGCCTTGAGCCATCAATACCCGGCTCTTGTTTTTAAATTTACGGATCGATCCAATATGTCGATAACCGATCCCGAAGCTGTTGAAAGCTGTTTCCGGGATTTTGAGCCGGATTACTGTATCAATTGTGCCGCCTATACAGCGGTTGACAAGGCGGAAGAGGCTGCAGCCGCGGTTATTGCAACACAGATAAACGCCGATGCTGTGGAGCTGCTGGCAAGGACCTGTACGGCCCATAATACAAAACTGGTTCATATATCAACGGATTATGTATTTGATGGAACGGCTCATCAGCCTTACCGGCCGGATGCCGCCACTAACCCCGTAAGCGTTTACGGAGCTACCAAGTTAAAGGGAGAACAATTGGCAGCGGCGCATACCGATGCCGTGATCATTCGCACCGCCTGGGTATATTCTTCCTTTGGGAAAAATTTTGTAAAAACAATGCTCCGGCTGATGAGTGAGCGACCTGCTATTAATGTAGTGAGCGATCAGCAGGGGTCGCCCACTTATGCACGCGACCTGGCCGCGGCAATCCTGGACCTGGTCTCCAAAGGCAAGTGGGTGGCGGGTATTTATCATTACACAAATGAAGGCACCACCACCTGGTACGATTTTGCCGTTGCTATAAAAAAACTTGCCAGCAGTAGCTGTGAGGTGCACCCGATCCCAACCTCCGCTTTTCCAACTCCGGCAAAACGGCCTTCTTATTCTGTTCTGGATAAGTCATCCTTTAAAGATACCTTCCATCTTAATATACCCTACTGGGAAAGTAGTTTAAAAAAATGTATCGAAATGATGGAAGTAGCATAA
- a CDS encoding nucleotide sugar dehydrogenase gives MYQQLINKETKLAVIGLGYVGLPIALAFARKIQVIGFDINPERIDLMKQGIDPSNELDAAAFENADIVFTNEPETLKHARFFIVAVPTPVDAFHVPDLSFLLSASATVGRALKKGDYVVFESTVYPGCTEEDCLPVIEKIAGLKNGADFKSGYSPERINPGDKTHTLSQIVKVVSGCDATALDEIAKVYKLVVTAGVHKAPSVKVAEAAKIIENTQRDLNIALMNELSLIFDKMGINTFDVLAAARTKWNFLNFQPGLVGGHCIDVDPYYLTHKAEQLGYNADVILAGRNINDRMAAQVAAKVVKHILKKRMNIADAAVLIKGATFKENISDIRNSKVANVVAALKEYSIAVHVEDPFASSGALEKAFGFGLTERVSDNYDAVIITVPHRQYLHLDEDYFCSITKEDALIADLKGIYRNKISKRSYFSL, from the coding sequence TTGTATCAGCAACTGATTAATAAAGAAACTAAGCTGGCCGTTATTGGCCTGGGGTATGTGGGATTACCGATCGCTTTGGCGTTTGCCAGGAAAATCCAGGTTATCGGATTTGATATCAATCCAGAGCGGATCGATTTAATGAAGCAGGGGATAGATCCCAGCAATGAACTGGATGCTGCCGCTTTTGAAAATGCGGATATTGTTTTTACGAACGAACCGGAGACACTGAAACATGCCCGCTTTTTTATTGTTGCGGTTCCCACTCCGGTTGATGCCTTCCATGTTCCGGACCTTAGCTTTTTGTTAAGTGCATCGGCAACGGTTGGTCGCGCTTTGAAAAAAGGCGATTATGTCGTTTTTGAATCAACGGTTTACCCGGGTTGCACCGAAGAAGACTGTTTACCCGTCATTGAAAAAATAGCCGGATTGAAGAACGGCGCCGATTTTAAATCGGGTTACTCTCCCGAACGGATCAATCCGGGAGACAAAACACATACCCTGTCTCAAATAGTGAAAGTTGTTTCGGGTTGTGATGCAACAGCGCTTGATGAGATCGCAAAAGTGTACAAACTGGTGGTAACCGCGGGGGTGCATAAAGCGCCGTCGGTAAAGGTTGCGGAAGCCGCAAAAATTATTGAGAATACGCAACGCGATCTTAATATAGCTTTGATGAATGAGCTCTCGCTTATTTTCGACAAAATGGGGATCAATACTTTTGATGTACTGGCTGCTGCACGTACCAAGTGGAATTTTTTAAATTTTCAGCCGGGCTTGGTAGGCGGGCATTGTATTGATGTGGATCCTTACTATTTAACGCATAAAGCAGAACAACTGGGCTATAATGCGGATGTGATCCTGGCAGGACGCAATATTAACGACCGGATGGCCGCACAGGTAGCGGCAAAAGTGGTAAAACATATTCTTAAAAAACGTATGAATATAGCGGATGCGGCGGTGCTAATAAAAGGGGCCACTTTTAAGGAAAATATTAGTGATATCCGCAATAGCAAAGTGGCAAATGTGGTAGCTGCTTTAAAAGAATATTCTATAGCGGTGCATGTGGAAGATCCCTTTGCCTCCTCCGGGGCGCTTGAAAAAGCCTTCGGATTTGGACTGACCGAACGAGTTTCGGATAATTATGATGCCGTCATTATTACCGTACCACACCGGCAATACCTGCACTTGGATGAAGACTATTTTTGTAGCATTACGAAGGAGGACGCGTTGATCGCGGATCTAAAGGGGATCTATAGAAATAAGATCAGCAAGAGAAGTTATTTTAGTTTGTAA
- a CDS encoding DUF3307 domain-containing protein has product MMLFIKLLLAHLLGDFVLQPTSWVEEKERKRYKSPKLYLHALIHFGLILLVTMDPQYLLPAVVITLSHLLIDAAKLQFQNKKNQRILFIADQVLHLAVLAAAAYLATPTQPASSLSITQWNSFLIIATGVAFLTTPVSVIVRIVLSKWAPATAIRTDVIETKSLQHAGMMIGYLERILVLIFILQGQWSAIGFLVTAKSVFRFSDLKMGQDRKLTEYILIGTLLSFGIAIVTGILVTKLLVLITG; this is encoded by the coding sequence ATGATGCTATTTATAAAATTATTGCTGGCCCATCTTTTAGGCGACTTTGTATTGCAACCCACCAGTTGGGTAGAAGAGAAAGAACGCAAAAGATATAAAAGCCCTAAACTATACCTGCATGCGCTCATACACTTTGGATTGATCCTTTTAGTAACGATGGACCCGCAGTACCTGCTCCCGGCTGTCGTTATTACGCTCAGCCATTTATTGATCGACGCGGCAAAACTTCAATTCCAAAATAAAAAAAACCAACGGATCCTTTTTATCGCCGACCAGGTATTGCATCTGGCAGTGCTGGCAGCAGCAGCATACCTGGCCACCCCAACCCAGCCCGCCTCCAGCCTTTCAATAACTCAATGGAACAGCTTCCTGATTATTGCCACCGGGGTCGCATTCCTTACCACCCCTGTGTCGGTCATTGTCCGGATCGTCCTTTCCAAATGGGCGCCGGCCACGGCAATAAGAACAGATGTGATCGAAACAAAATCGCTGCAACACGCCGGTATGATGATCGGTTACCTGGAGCGGATATTAGTGCTCATTTTTATCCTGCAGGGGCAGTGGTCGGCCATTGGGTTTTTGGTAACCGCCAAATCTGTTTTCCGCTTCAGCGATCTGAAAATGGGGCAAGACCGTAAGCTCACCGAGTACATACTCATTGGCACCCTGTTGAGCTTTGGTATTGCCATTGTAACCGGGATCCTTGTTACAAAATTATTAGTACTGATTACCGGGTAA
- a CDS encoding rhodanese-like domain-containing protein — protein MSSKSAMDMVKEAKALIENLSPARVQEEMTSGDTVLIDLREGEELERDGKIESSVHAPRGMLEFYADAALPYHKPEFDKTKRIILHCAGGGRSALAVQTLKMMGFDNVAHMEGGFKAWKEAGLPTV, from the coding sequence ATGAGCTCAAAGTCTGCCATGGATATGGTTAAGGAAGCTAAAGCGCTGATCGAAAATCTTTCGCCGGCCCGGGTGCAGGAAGAAATGACTTCCGGTGACACCGTATTAATTGACCTCCGCGAGGGGGAAGAACTGGAACGGGACGGGAAAATTGAAAGTTCCGTGCACGCGCCCCGGGGTATGCTGGAATTTTATGCCGATGCGGCGCTGCCATATCACAAGCCCGAATTTGACAAGACCAAACGTATCATCCTCCATTGTGCGGGTGGCGGACGTTCAGCCCTGGCCGTACAAACATTAAAAATGATGGGGTTTGATAATGTAGCCCATATGGAAGGTGGGTTTAAGGCCTGGAAAGAAGCCGGTTTGCCAACGGTTTAG
- a CDS encoding TIM-barrel domain-containing protein, which yields MNRKLKVALSTVMACLALFSCQLCFNAAAQTIQKDTAAVHILGAKKINSTTVQAVCSNGQQLLLDFYGENIFRMFQDSTGKTMHDPEATPPAKILVNNPRKPVAALTLSDEGATITITTKDLRLQLNKATAGITVFNKTTNTIAVRINAPARFDKKQVSLQLQEAPDEYFYGGGVQNGRFSHKGKIIAIENQNSWTDGGVASPTPFYWSTKGYGFMWYTFKKGRYDFGAKEKDLVHLSHETRNLDVFFMIDKEPAALLNDFYQLTGNPVLLPKFGFYEGHLNAYNRDYWKTDSAGILFEDGKRYKESQKDNGGIKESLNGEKNNYQFSARAVIDRYKAHDMPLGWILPNDGYGAGYGQTSTLDSNIQNLKSFGDYARRNGVQIGLWTQSDLHPKGGIPALLQRDIVKEVGVAGVRVLKTDVAWVGPGYSFGLNGVADVAHIMPQYGQDARPFIISLDGWAGTQRYASVWTGDQTGGTWEYIRFHIPTYIGAGLSGQPNITSDMDGIFGGKNPKVNARDFEWKAFTPMQLNMDGWGANEKYPHALGEPATSINRTYLKLKSELIPYTYSIAWQATKGLPMMRALFLETPNAFTHGKATQYEYMYGPYFLVAPVYQETKADTAGNDIRNGIYLPEGTWIDYFSGATYTGNRIINNFDAPLWKLPLFVKSGAIIPMTHPNNHVNEIDPHLRIYELYPAGKTSFTEYDDNGFTEAYKTGQSVTTLIRSSVVNNTASITVYPAKGNFEGFEKNKTTEFHINVTRRPTKVQAKTGGRAVKLSEAKTKEAFRNGTNVYFYDAAPNLNRFATGGSPFEKVVMTKNPQLLVKLTATDITQNAVTLTVSGFRLNAPDHLLQATGALTAPLAVVADSNKQAYTLKPSWNKIPHADYYEIDFDGQRYSTIRDTTLLFEGLSPETDYHFKIRAVNKAGNSDWKAFVAKTSINPLEFAIKDILGETSAPYQEDNEIAKLFDFDESDLWHTKWGTKAVPFDLIMDLRSVNQLDKIRYLPRSRGNGILLKGTIAYSADKTN from the coding sequence ATGAACCGGAAATTGAAGGTTGCCCTGTCAACAGTTATGGCGTGCCTGGCACTGTTCAGTTGTCAACTATGCTTTAACGCAGCAGCTCAAACCATTCAAAAAGACACAGCGGCGGTGCATATCCTGGGTGCAAAAAAAATAAATTCCACAACCGTACAAGCAGTCTGTTCAAACGGCCAGCAACTGCTCCTGGATTTTTATGGCGAGAACATCTTCCGTATGTTCCAGGACAGTACCGGGAAAACAATGCACGATCCTGAAGCCACCCCTCCGGCAAAAATACTGGTCAACAATCCCCGGAAACCTGTTGCAGCGCTAACACTGAGCGACGAAGGCGCTACCATAACTATTACCACAAAAGACCTGCGCCTGCAACTAAACAAGGCAACTGCCGGCATCACCGTATTTAATAAAACAACTAATACCATTGCCGTTCGGATAAACGCGCCGGCCCGGTTTGACAAAAAGCAGGTATCCTTACAACTGCAGGAAGCTCCTGATGAATATTTTTACGGCGGCGGTGTGCAAAACGGCCGGTTTTCACACAAGGGAAAAATTATTGCGATAGAAAACCAGAATAGCTGGACCGATGGCGGAGTGGCCTCCCCCACGCCGTTCTATTGGTCAACCAAGGGATATGGTTTTATGTGGTATACCTTTAAAAAAGGACGTTATGATTTTGGCGCTAAAGAAAAAGATCTTGTTCACCTGTCGCACGAAACCCGTAACCTGGACGTGTTCTTTATGATCGATAAGGAGCCCGCAGCGTTGCTCAACGATTTTTACCAACTCACAGGCAACCCGGTATTGCTGCCCAAATTCGGGTTTTATGAGGGCCATCTGAATGCTTACAACCGCGATTACTGGAAAACCGACTCCGCAGGTATTCTTTTTGAAGACGGTAAGCGTTACAAAGAAAGCCAGAAGGACAATGGTGGCATCAAAGAATCCTTAAATGGCGAAAAAAACAATTATCAATTCTCTGCCCGGGCCGTTATCGACCGATATAAGGCGCATGATATGCCACTGGGCTGGATCCTGCCCAACGACGGCTATGGCGCGGGCTACGGACAAACAAGCACGCTGGACAGCAATATTCAAAACCTGAAATCCTTTGGCGACTACGCCCGCAGGAACGGCGTACAGATCGGTTTATGGACACAATCGGACCTGCATCCGAAGGGAGGTATTCCGGCTTTATTACAACGTGACATTGTAAAAGAAGTAGGCGTGGCCGGCGTACGGGTGCTGAAAACGGATGTGGCCTGGGTGGGCCCGGGTTATTCGTTCGGATTGAATGGCGTGGCAGACGTGGCACATATTATGCCCCAATATGGCCAGGATGCACGGCCTTTTATTATTTCACTAGACGGATGGGCGGGAACACAGCGCTACGCAAGCGTTTGGACGGGTGACCAGACCGGCGGGACCTGGGAATATATCCGTTTTCATATTCCCACTTATATAGGAGCAGGATTATCGGGGCAGCCCAATATCACTTCCGATATGGACGGCATCTTTGGCGGCAAAAACCCCAAAGTAAACGCCCGCGATTTTGAATGGAAAGCCTTCACCCCCATGCAACTGAACATGGATGGCTGGGGAGCCAATGAGAAATATCCGCATGCATTGGGCGAACCCGCCACTTCTATCAACCGCACGTATTTAAAGTTAAAATCAGAGTTGATCCCCTATACCTACAGCATCGCCTGGCAGGCAACAAAAGGGCTGCCGATGATGCGCGCATTATTCCTGGAAACGCCTAATGCTTTCACTCACGGAAAAGCAACCCAGTACGAATATATGTACGGTCCGTATTTTCTTGTAGCGCCCGTGTACCAGGAAACAAAGGCCGATACAGCCGGCAACGATATCCGCAATGGTATTTACCTGCCTGAAGGAACCTGGATCGATTATTTTTCAGGAGCAACCTATACCGGCAATCGCATCATCAATAATTTTGATGCGCCTTTATGGAAACTACCCTTGTTTGTAAAAAGCGGCGCCATCATCCCGATGACCCACCCTAACAACCACGTAAACGAAATTGATCCGCACCTGCGCATTTACGAATTATACCCGGCAGGAAAAACTTCGTTCACCGAATACGATGATAATGGTTTTACAGAAGCCTATAAGACCGGGCAAAGCGTTACCACACTTATTCGATCTTCTGTAGTAAATAATACTGCTTCCATAACCGTGTACCCTGCCAAAGGAAATTTTGAAGGGTTTGAAAAAAACAAGACCACCGAATTTCATATTAATGTAACCCGGCGGCCAACGAAGGTGCAGGCAAAAACCGGGGGTCGCGCTGTTAAATTATCGGAAGCAAAAACAAAAGAGGCCTTCCGGAACGGCACCAACGTTTATTTTTATGATGCGGCGCCTAACCTGAACCGCTTTGCCACCGGCGGAAGCCCGTTTGAAAAAGTTGTTATGACCAAAAATCCGCAATTATTGGTAAAACTGACGGCAACGGATATTACTCAAAACGCCGTAACCCTTACCGTTAGCGGGTTCCGGCTTAATGCTCCCGATCATCTGTTACAAGCAACCGGGGCTTTAACGGCCCCCCTGGCGGTCGTCGCCGATTCCAATAAGCAGGCATATACCTTAAAACCTTCCTGGAATAAAATACCCCACGCTGATTATTATGAAATAGACTTTGACGGGCAACGATACAGTACCATCCGGGATACTACCTTATTATTCGAGGGCTTATCGCCCGAAACGGATTATCATTTTAAGATCCGCGCGGTGAACAAAGCCGGGAACTCCGACTGGAAAGCCTTCGTTGCAAAAACAAGTATAAACCCATTGGAATTTGCGATCAAAGATATTCTTGGAGAAACGTCCGCTCCGTACCAGGAAGACAATGAAATTGCTAAATTATTTGATTTTGATGAGTCCGATCTGTGGCATACCAAATGGGGAACCAAAGCCGTGCCGTTTGATCTGATAATGGATCTGCGGTCCGTGAACCAGCTCGATAAAATCCGGTACCTGCCCCGGTCCAGAGGCAATGGCATTCTTTTAAAAGGAACGATTGCTTACAGTGCGGATAAAACAAACTGA
- a CDS encoding glycoside hydrolase family 43 protein: MVRLFKCKVQYIAKVLVPIVLCLWGSIAQAQKQLSGNPLFPGWYADPEAALFGNTYWIYPTYSAPYNKQVFMDAFSSPDLVTWTKHSHIIDTAAVKWAKRALWAPAIVKKGQQYFLFFGANDIQNDSATGGIGVAVANRPEGPFKDYLGKPLVGKFHHGAQPIDQFVFKDKDGAWYLIYGGWRHCNIARLKNDFTGFLPFKDGTLFKEITPQGYVEGPVMFLRNGKYYFMWSEGGWTGPDYSVAYAVADSPAGPFKRVAKILQQDPKIATGAGHHSVIKIPGKDEWYIVYHRRPLTEKDGNARETCIERMYFNGDGSIKPVVLTNTGVPARPLR, from the coding sequence ATGGTCCGATTATTTAAATGCAAGGTGCAGTACATAGCAAAAGTTTTAGTGCCGATTGTATTATGCCTGTGGGGGAGCATCGCTCAGGCACAGAAGCAACTATCCGGCAATCCTTTGTTTCCGGGCTGGTATGCAGATCCCGAAGCCGCGCTGTTTGGAAATACCTATTGGATCTATCCCACTTATTCAGCCCCATATAATAAACAGGTTTTCATGGATGCCTTTTCGTCCCCCGATTTGGTTACCTGGACAAAGCATTCGCATATTATTGACACCGCCGCTGTGAAATGGGCGAAACGGGCGCTGTGGGCGCCGGCAATCGTAAAGAAGGGACAACAATATTTTTTGTTTTTCGGAGCAAATGATATTCAGAACGACAGCGCCACAGGCGGTATTGGGGTTGCGGTGGCCAACCGGCCTGAAGGCCCGTTTAAAGACTATTTGGGCAAGCCCCTGGTTGGTAAATTCCACCATGGCGCGCAGCCCATAGATCAGTTCGTTTTTAAGGATAAAGACGGCGCCTGGTATTTAATATATGGCGGCTGGCGGCATTGCAATATAGCGCGGTTAAAAAATGATTTCACAGGGTTCCTTCCTTTTAAGGATGGCACTCTGTTTAAAGAAATAACGCCACAAGGCTACGTAGAAGGACCGGTTATGTTCCTGCGCAACGGCAAATACTACTTTATGTGGTCCGAAGGCGGGTGGACGGGACCTGATTATAGCGTGGCCTATGCCGTAGCGGATTCACCCGCAGGCCCGTTTAAAAGAGTGGCTAAAATATTACAGCAGGATCCCAAAATAGCAACCGGAGCCGGCCACCACTCGGTTATAAAGATCCCGGGGAAAGATGAATGGTATATCGTGTACCATCGCCGCCCGCTTACCGAAAAAGACGGCAATGCCCGGGAAACCTGCATCGAACGGATGTATTTTAACGGGGATGGTTCAATAAAACCGGTTGTACTTACCAATACCGGTGTGCCCGCCCGCCCGCTTCGCTAG
- a CDS encoding protein-disulfide reductase DsbD family protein, with amino-acid sequence MKRFVVLTALLFLIAQFSAAQDSSKIKFSYRQEQSGNDQIRLIITARVLHPGTELFGIQTPENSGIFSAVVFDSTGKNYLKDSLQQQGNLVQARDSILNVPVAYVRDSIQWAQVVQLRKNDSAVIKGSVTYSYKSGEEFSSFEEPFKFFVKNTRTISSNAGTGAPTDNAAETKPLWWVFLAAFGGGLLALLTPCIYSMIPVTVSFFTKRSKTRKDGIKNALQYSFSIIIIFTFIGFLVTLIYGPAALNNLATNWVANVIFFLIFVLFGISFLGAFELSLPSSWSTRVDSKAGTSSFWGIFFMALTLVIVSFSCTGPIIGPLLVAASKGSYYGPLIGMFGFSLALALPFALFAFFPSKLNVLGKAGGWLNAIKVTLGFLELALALKFLSNADLVKNWRILDREVFIVLWVVIFFLLGLYLLGKIKFKHDDELPKNDFGLPYLSVTRLFFAIASFSMVVYMVPGLFGAPLKGLSAFLPPMGTQDFNADDLPPGFDLRTLSKNSSGKNDTTAHYTGGLPEPVNYAAVMKKYEPDVVVNSGLVTYFDYNEALEVARKLKKPLMLDFTGINCVNCRKMEGQVWSDPEVMQLLKNEFVIVSLYVDVHNGVDLPQAEQYYSKDLGKQIEDLGDRNADIQVSRFGSNTQPFYFFLDKDEKRLAPDGFPYDALPDLKGRFKKHLEQVIAEYKKRNS; translated from the coding sequence ATGAAGCGATTCGTAGTACTAACAGCGTTATTGTTTTTAATTGCCCAGTTTTCAGCAGCCCAGGACTCGTCAAAAATAAAGTTTAGTTACCGGCAGGAGCAAAGCGGTAACGATCAAATACGGCTGATTATAACGGCGCGGGTACTCCATCCGGGAACGGAATTATTTGGTATCCAAACACCGGAAAACAGTGGCATATTTTCAGCAGTTGTATTTGATTCAACCGGAAAAAACTACCTGAAAGACTCTTTACAACAGCAGGGGAACCTGGTGCAGGCGCGGGATTCCATATTAAATGTACCGGTTGCCTATGTAAGGGACTCTATTCAATGGGCCCAGGTGGTGCAGTTGAGAAAAAATGACAGCGCGGTCATTAAAGGCAGCGTTACCTATTCTTATAAATCAGGAGAGGAGTTTTCGAGTTTTGAAGAGCCTTTTAAATTTTTTGTAAAAAACACGAGAACTATAAGCAGCAACGCGGGTACGGGCGCACCAACGGACAATGCTGCTGAAACAAAACCCTTGTGGTGGGTGTTCCTGGCTGCATTTGGCGGAGGGCTACTGGCGCTGTTAACGCCTTGTATCTATTCGATGATACCCGTAACGGTAAGCTTTTTCACCAAGAGAAGCAAAACAAGAAAGGATGGCATCAAAAATGCGTTGCAGTATTCCTTTTCAATAATTATCATTTTTACTTTTATCGGTTTCCTGGTAACGCTTATTTACGGCCCTGCCGCTTTAAATAACCTGGCGACCAATTGGGTGGCCAACGTTATTTTCTTCCTGATTTTTGTGTTGTTTGGGATTTCCTTCCTGGGTGCTTTTGAGCTTTCGTTACCCAGTTCCTGGTCAACCCGGGTCGATAGTAAAGCGGGCACCAGTAGCTTTTGGGGTATCTTCTTTATGGCGCTGACCCTTGTTATTGTTTCCTTTTCCTGTACCGGTCCCATCATCGGGCCCTTATTGGTGGCGGCGTCCAAAGGCAGCTATTACGGTCCGCTGATCGGGATGTTTGGCTTTTCGCTGGCCCTGGCATTGCCCTTTGCCCTATTTGCCTTTTTCCCCAGCAAATTGAACGTACTGGGAAAAGCAGGAGGGTGGCTGAACGCAATCAAGGTAACCCTGGGGTTCCTGGAGCTGGCGCTGGCATTGAAATTTTTGTCGAATGCAGACCTGGTAAAGAACTGGCGCATACTGGACCGGGAGGTATTTATCGTTTTATGGGTGGTGATCTTCTTTCTGCTGGGGCTTTACCTGCTGGGCAAAATAAAATTCAAACATGATGATGAATTGCCAAAGAATGATTTTGGGCTGCCCTATCTTTCAGTCACACGTCTGTTTTTTGCAATCGCCTCCTTTAGTATGGTGGTATATATGGTGCCGGGCCTTTTCGGCGCACCGCTAAAAGGGTTGTCTGCTTTTCTGCCGCCAATGGGCACCCAGGATTTTAATGCAGATGATCTGCCGCCAGGTTTTGACCTCAGGACGCTGTCTAAAAACAGTAGCGGTAAAAACGACACTACCGCCCATTACACCGGCGGCTTACCGGAGCCGGTTAACTATGCGGCGGTAATGAAGAAGTACGAACCCGATGTGGTGGTAAACAGCGGGCTGGTCACTTATTTCGATTATAATGAAGCGCTCGAAGTGGCCCGTAAACTAAAAAAGCCGCTGATGCTTGATTTTACCGGTATCAATTGCGTGAACTGCCGCAAAATGGAAGGCCAGGTATGGAGCGATCCCGAGGTGATGCAATTGCTGAAAAATGAATTTGTAATTGTTTCTTTATATGTGGATGTGCACAACGGGGTAGATCTTCCGCAGGCGGAACAGTATTATTCCAAGGACCTGGGAAAACAGATCGAAGACCTGGGCGACCGGAACGCCGATATCCAGGTGTCCCGTTTTGGATCCAACACACAGCCTTTTTATTTTTTCCTGGATAAAGATGAAAAACGCCTGGCGCCGGATGGCTTTCCCTATGATGCGTTACCGGATCTGAAAGGACGTTTTAAAAAACATTTGGAGCAAGTTATTGCCGAATATAAAAAGAGAAACTCGTAA
- a CDS encoding glycoside hydrolase family 19 protein, which yields MNITLDQLMKIMPQARTQLAQHFLDEFNAQLPEYDIDSPLRIAAYLAQGAYESGELRELVENMYYTTPQRLQQVWPSRFPTVASALPYTKNPEKLGNFVYANRMGNGDAASGDGYRYRGRGWFNGTGKAFYQEMTNLTKHDFITSPDDMAIPQYAVLSACREWADSRLNQYADAGDFTKITKIINGGLTGLNGRLVYYLKAKKVFGIDS from the coding sequence ATGAATATTACTTTAGACCAACTGATGAAGATCATGCCCCAGGCGCGCACCCAGCTTGCGCAGCATTTCCTTGATGAATTTAACGCACAGTTGCCGGAGTATGATATTGATTCGCCCTTGCGTATTGCCGCCTACCTGGCCCAGGGGGCTTATGAAAGCGGCGAGTTGCGGGAACTGGTAGAGAATATGTATTACACAACACCACAGCGCTTGCAGCAGGTATGGCCCAGCCGTTTTCCAACAGTGGCCAGCGCCCTGCCTTATACAAAGAACCCGGAAAAATTGGGGAACTTTGTTTATGCAAACCGAATGGGCAACGGCGATGCAGCAAGCGGGGATGGATACCGCTACAGGGGGCGGGGTTGGTTTAATGGCACAGGAAAGGCATTTTACCAGGAGATGACAAACCTGACAAAGCATGATTTTATAACGAGCCCCGATGATATGGCTATTCCTCAATATGCTGTTTTATCTGCCTGCAGAGAGTGGGCCGACTCCAGGCTGAACCAATACGCCGATGCCGGGGATTTTACAAAGATCACTAAGATCATCAATGGCGGGCTAACCGGGTTAAACGGCCGGTTGGTTTATTATCTTAAGGCCAAAAAAGTCTTTGGTATCGATTCCTGA
- a CDS encoding acyl-CoA thioesterase, whose product MDEQDNEMRFHTRKWVKPEDLNPNQSLFGGRLLQWIDEEAALYAIIQLENTHIVTKFISEINFISSPKQGDIIEIGIVATKFGTTSLTLRCEVRNKMDHQQILTIDRLVFVNLNKEGMPTPHGKTAITFVADRLLR is encoded by the coding sequence ATGGACGAACAGGATAATGAGATGCGTTTTCATACCCGTAAATGGGTAAAGCCGGAAGACCTGAATCCCAATCAATCTTTATTTGGCGGCCGCCTCTTGCAATGGATTGACGAAGAGGCAGCCTTATATGCGATCATTCAACTGGAGAATACGCATATCGTTACTAAATTTATCTCTGAAATTAATTTTATATCTTCTCCAAAGCAGGGAGATATTATTGAAATAGGCATTGTTGCAACAAAATTTGGCACTACTTCGCTAACGCTCCGCTGTGAAGTTCGTAATAAAATGGATCATCAACAGATCCTGACAATTGACCGGTTGGTGTTTGTAAATCTGAACAAAGAGGGCATGCCTACTCCTCATGGAAAAACGGCTATTACCTTTGTTGCCGACCGGTTGTTAAGGTAA